The following are encoded together in the Natator depressus isolate rNatDep1 chromosome 10, rNatDep2.hap1, whole genome shotgun sequence genome:
- the TERB2 gene encoding telomere repeats-binding bouquet formation protein 2 yields MFRGRSAWFSQSVSRELRDLWVAEGGVISTHHGADYLFSSDASHLDTQRIHQSLDYIEGKATVFHSCYLSANASASSEMKQTVALGHFILPPACVQEEIRRKLGSFIWEQMNDSLMERLDELTPVEIKTSIKEDEQRIKGKKDLDGSSKEKRVSKTPVGGKPAYCPLQDYPVNNMVTGYVSSSEMKKYLGELNDFIPGTSGYSVYWIKNEMDIFSDVKNKLKRKL; encoded by the exons ATGTTTCGGGGCCGCAGCGCCTGGTTCTCGCAGAGCGTCAGCCGGGAGCTCCGCGATTTGTGGG TGGCTGAAGGAGGAGTGATTTCAACTCATCATGGTGCTGATTACCTGTTCAGCAGTGATGCTTCACACCTTGATACACAGAG AATACACCAGAGCCTAGATTATATAGAGGGTAAAGCTACAGTTTTTCATTCTTGTTATCTCTCTGCAAATGCAAGTGCCAGCTCTGAAATGAAACAGACAGTGGCTTTGGGTCACTTCATCCTTCCCCCGGCCTGTGTGCAAGAAG AAATTAGAAGAAAACTTGGTAGTTTTATATGGGAGCAGATGAATGATTCCCTGATGGAACGG CTTGATGAATTAACACCAGTTGAAATAAAGACTAGCATAAAAGAGGATGAGCAAAGAATAAAGGGCAAAAAAGACCTGGATGGAAg CAGTAAAGAAAAAAGAGTATCAAAAACACCAGTGGGAGGGAAACCTGCATACTGTCCACTTCAGGATTATCCAGTGAACAACATGGTGACAG GTTATGTCTCTTCTAGTGAGATGAAGAAATACCTTGGGGAACTAAATGACTTCATTCCTGGCACTTCAGGTTACTCGGTATATTGGATTAAAAATGAAATGGACATTTTCTCTGATgtgaaaaataaattgaaaaggaAACTATaa